Within the Mucilaginibacter sp. CSA2-8R genome, the region ACCTTGTTGTATGGCTACTTGTGCCACACCAGGATGCCCGTTAGGTGTAGCTTCTGTTACGGAAGCGCCTACGTCGCCAATGGCGAAGACATTTTGAGTTCCTACCACCCTGCAAATCTCATCGGTTTTAATTCGGTTACCGCGTACCAGATTTTCTTTAGCAATACCTTCGGGCACTACACCCATTACACCGGCAGACCATACCACATTTTTGGTGCGTATTACGCGGCCGTCTTCAAACTTAAGTTCAGTGCCATCATAGCTCGCAACTTTTACGTTCAGTAGCAAATCAACTCCCATGTTAACTAAAAAGTCTTTAGCCTTAGCCGAGGCTTCTTCAGACATTGGGCCAAGCACCTTCGGTAAAAAGTCTACCAAGTAAACTTTCATTTCTTCTTTTTTTAGTTCAGGGTAGTCTTTAGAAAGTACGTGGTTGCGCAGCTCCGCAAACGAGCCTGCTAATTCTACCCCTGTTGGTCCGGCGCCAACCATCACAAAGGTTAAGTAAGGCTCGCGCTCTTCTGGGGTAGGGGCAATAACCGCTTGCTCCAAATTTTGTAAAAACATATACCGCAGGTTTAGTGCCTCAGGTATAGTTTTCATAGGCATGGCGTAATGCTCAATATCCTTGTTACCAAAAAAGTTGGTAGTTGAGCCGGTAGCCATTACCAGATAGTCATAAGCAATTTCACCAATAGTAGTTTCTATGTAGTTATTCTCCAGGTTTACACCGGTAATTTCGGCCACCCGGAAACGAATATTTTTCTGACCTTCAAAGTTTTTGCGCAGCGAAAATGCAATCGACTCACACTCCAGGCTACCGGTAGCAACCTGGTAAAGCAGGGGAGGGAACGAGTGGTAATTATGTTTATCAAGTAGTAAAATTTCTACGGGTTCTTTGGCCAGGTGCTTGGCCAACTCTATGCCGCCAAAGCCTCCGCCTACAATTACTACCAGTGGAAATTTTGAATTTTGTTTTGCATCCATTTTTTTGTACCTGTTAGGGGTTAGGGTTGATGTCTTGTTTGTATAAACAAAAAAGGCTTCAAATGTTCTTTGAAGCCTTTAGTAAAATATGCTAAATGTGATTATGCGTTAAGCTTCTTGCCGCCAAAATCGAGCATAATTGGTGTTGCT harbors:
- a CDS encoding NAD(P)/FAD-dependent oxidoreductase, translating into MDAKQNSKFPLVVIVGGGFGGIELAKHLAKEPVEILLLDKHNYHSFPPLLYQVATGSLECESIAFSLRKNFEGQKNIRFRVAEITGVNLENNYIETTIGEIAYDYLVMATGSTTNFFGNKDIEHYAMPMKTIPEALNLRYMFLQNLEQAVIAPTPEEREPYLTFVMVGAGPTGVELAGSFAELRNHVLSKDYPELKKEEMKVYLVDFLPKVLGPMSEEASAKAKDFLVNMGVDLLLNVKVASYDGTELKFEDGRVIRTKNVVWSAGVMGVVPEGIAKENLVRGNRIKTDEICRVVGTQNVFAIGDVGASVTEATPNGHPGVAQVAIQQGKKLAENLSNIIAGKPTEPFKYKDLGSMATIGRNKAVADLGKIKLSGFFAWLIWMFVHLISLLGFRNKVITFINWLGSYVTYNGGTRLIIRRYVREAAPAAAAAAQLPKTD